AAACCCTTCCTTGACGAGAATCCGGGTGGCCAGGAGCAGACCCTCGTTGTCGGGGAACAGGGTCCTCTCGTCGCCGATGACCTCGAGTTTCACCAAGTCCGAAAGACCGGCCTCACGCCCGAGACGCGCGGTGCGCACGGCCTCCTCCGCGGTGAAACACCCCGCCGTGTTGGGCAGGAGGGTGATGCGGGCGGAGTCGATGTAGTCGAGCAGCGACTCTCCGCCTCTCCGCGACAGATCCACGCGCCTCACGGCGACCGTGACCATCGAGGCGCCGGACGCCTCGATCGCGCGCCGCATGACATCGAAGTCCGGGTACTTCCCCGTGCCTACGATCAGACGCGACGGATAGCTTCGCCCCGCGATGGTGAGGGTCCCGGTCTGCACGGTCGTTATCCGCCCCCGACGAACTGCACGAACTCCACCCGATCCCCGTCTCGCAGGGTGCTGCGGACGAAGTCCGCGCGCCGCAGGACGTCACCGTTCAATTCCACCGCCACCCTCCCCGGTGCCACGCCCAGTGATTCCAGGAGAGCCAGGACCGTGATGTCCGGCGCCGCCTCGCGATCCTCCCCGTTGAGAATGATGGTCACGCGCCCCGCTCACCCCGCGGCCTTGCGTGCCGGCTTCTTGATCACCTGCTTGATCTCCGCGCTCTCCTTTCCGGAGGAGGCCTGGATGATCAGCGCCGCGGTCCCCTCCTCGAGCAGGGGCAGCGGACAGGAGAGCGACACCTGCCCCGCGTCATCGGTTGCGCCCTCCACGAGCGTCTTCGGCTTGTCGACTGTGCTGATCAGCTTCACCCTCACCTTCGCCCCGCCGACGCCCTGACCGGTCGAGGAACGACCCACGAAAAGGGCCAGACGGGCCGTCTCGCCCTCGACGAATCCGTCCGATCCCGTCATCCTCAGGGCAATCCGCTCCGTGGCCGCCTGCGACAGGAGCCAGTCCATGACGACCTCATCGAAGCTCTTGTGGGAGATGATCCCCTCGCCGAAGGGGCGGATCTGCTTGCTGTCGTACTTGCCTTCGCGGATGTCGAGAATCATGCGGTTGTGCTGCGTCTCGATCCGCTCGGCGATCTCCTTTTCGTCGATGCCCTTGACGAGAAGATCGGCATACGATGTGCGGCGCGCCGCCAGGATCTCTCCCCCCACATAGATCAAGGTCTCGATGATCGGATTCTGCTGGCCCTTGTCTTCGGTCTGGACGTGGAAGGTCTTGCCCTGGTGCTGGACGTCCGTGTTGAAACCCGTGACCATGCGGCCATCTTAGGGCAAGCCTCGAAAGGGCGTCAAGGACGCGGCCGCGCGTGCGATCCACCTGTGCTACAGTCCCGGCGATCATGACGGACACGATCGGCGACGGCACTGCGGTGGTTCTCTGCGACGGCGGTTTCGGGACGACCGAGGGGAAAACTGCGCACGGATTGGTGCGCCACACGGAGCGTTACCGGGTCCTGGCCGTCATCGACGGAAGCCTGGCGGGCCGGGACGCGGGCGATGTCCTCGACGGCACGCCTGCCGGGATCCCGATCGTCCTGGACCTCGAGGAGGCGATCCGTGCGGCGGGTCGCCGGCCCGATTATCTGGTCGTGGGCGTCGCCACCCACGGCGGGGTCCTGCCGGACAGGCTTCGCCCGACGATCGCCAGGGCGCTGACACGCGGCATCAACGTCGACTCCGGCCTGCACGAACTCCTCGGCGATGATCCGGAATTCTCCTCCCTGGCCCGGACGAGCGGCGCCCGGATCCGCGACGTCCGGCGCACTCCCCCGAGCGGGGACATGCACGCCTTCACCGGGCGGATCCTGGACGTCGCCTCGATCCGCGTCGCCGTGCTCGGAACCGATTCCGGTGTCGGCAAGCGGACGACCTCCGTCCGACTGGTTCAGGGTCTCCGTTCACGGGGGATGAGAGCCGTCCTGGTCGGGACCGGCCAGACCTCCTGGATGCAAGGCGTGCGCTACGGTCTGATCCTGGACAGCCTGGTGAACGACTTCGTCAGCGGCGAGATCGAGCACCAGGTGCTGCGCGCGTTTCGCGAGGAGAAGCCCGATGTCATCGTCATCGAGGGCCAGGGATGCCTGACCCACCCCGCCTACCCCGGCGGCTTCGAGATCCTGGCGGGGGCCCGGCCCGACGGTATCGTGCTGCAGCATGCCCCGGCGCGCGTGCACTACGACGGCTTTCCCGAGTTCCCGCTGGCGGGTGTCGAGAAGGAGATGACGGTCATCCAACTGCTCAGCGGCAAGCCGGTCGTAGCGATCGCTCTGAACCACGAGGGCCTGGCGCCCGAGGAGGTGCGGACGCAGGCGGCGGCCTGCCGCGCGCGGTACGGAATTCCGTGCTGCGACGCGCTCCGTGACGGGGTGGAGCCGATCATTGAGGAGCTCCATCGCCGGTTCCCGCGCCTGCCGGGATGATCCGCGTCGCCCGCGTCGAGGTGATCCCGATTCCCTTCCGGCTGGTCGAGGGTTACCGCATCGCCGGCCATTCCTACTCGATCGCCGAGAACATCATCGTCAAGGTCGACACGTCCGACGGGCGCACCGGGTTCGGCTGCGCCGCACCGGCGGAGGAGGTCACACGCGAGACACCCGCCGCCGCACGGCACGCTCTGGACGACCGCCTCGTCCCGCTCCTCCGCATGTCCGACGCCGCCGATCCCTCCGACTTCGCGCGCCGCGCTCTCGAGGCGGCCCCCTCGTCGCCGGC
The window above is part of the Candidatus Dormiibacterota bacterium genome. Proteins encoded here:
- the thiS gene encoding sulfur carrier protein ThiS, which encodes MTIILNGEDREAAPDITVLALLESLGVAPGRVAVELNGDVLRRADFVRSTLRDGDRVEFVQFVGGG
- a CDS encoding DUF1611 domain-containing protein → MTDTIGDGTAVVLCDGGFGTTEGKTAHGLVRHTERYRVLAVIDGSLAGRDAGDVLDGTPAGIPIVLDLEEAIRAAGRRPDYLVVGVATHGGVLPDRLRPTIARALTRGINVDSGLHELLGDDPEFSSLARTSGARIRDVRRTPPSGDMHAFTGRILDVASIRVAVLGTDSGVGKRTTSVRLVQGLRSRGMRAVLVGTGQTSWMQGVRYGLILDSLVNDFVSGEIEHQVLRAFREEKPDVIVIEGQGCLTHPAYPGGFEILAGARPDGIVLQHAPARVHYDGFPEFPLAGVEKEMTVIQLLSGKPVVAIALNHEGLAPEEVRTQAAACRARYGIPCCDALRDGVEPIIEELHRRFPRLPG